A stretch of the Azorhizobium caulinodans ORS 571 genome encodes the following:
- a CDS encoding inositol monophosphatase family protein: protein MIRSPLITVMVQAVRKAGRNLARDFGEVENLQVSLKGPANFVSSADRKAEETLYAELSRARPGYGFTMEERGKVEGQDEANEWVIDPLDGTTNFLHGIPLFAISVALVRNGVPFAGVIFNPVTDELYVAEKGQGAYLNDRRLRVAARRKLADCVVGCGIPHLGRGDHNKFQRELALVQGQVAGVRRTGAAALDLAWVAAGRFDAFWERDLSSWDMAAGMILIREAGGSVTDLDGHDKSLENGHIIAGNADMREDLFRLLKKA, encoded by the coding sequence ATGATCCGTTCTCCGCTCATCACCGTCATGGTCCAGGCCGTCCGCAAGGCGGGCCGGAACCTCGCCCGCGACTTTGGCGAGGTGGAGAACCTGCAGGTCTCGCTGAAGGGCCCGGCCAATTTCGTCTCCTCCGCCGACCGCAAGGCCGAAGAGACGCTCTATGCCGAACTCTCCCGCGCCCGTCCGGGCTACGGCTTCACCATGGAGGAGCGCGGCAAGGTCGAGGGGCAGGACGAGGCCAATGAATGGGTCATCGACCCGCTCGACGGCACGACGAACTTCCTGCACGGCATTCCCCTGTTCGCCATCTCGGTGGCGCTGGTGCGCAACGGCGTGCCGTTCGCGGGCGTGATCTTCAATCCGGTCACCGATGAGCTCTACGTCGCCGAGAAGGGCCAGGGCGCCTATCTCAACGACCGGCGCCTGCGCGTCGCCGCCCGCCGTAAGCTCGCCGACTGCGTGGTGGGCTGCGGTATTCCGCACCTCGGGCGCGGCGACCATAACAAGTTCCAGCGCGAACTCGCCCTCGTGCAGGGCCAGGTGGCCGGCGTGCGCCGCACCGGCGCTGCGGCCCTTGACCTTGCCTGGGTGGCGGCGGGCCGCTTCGATGCCTTCTGGGAACGCGACCTGTCCTCCTGGGACATGGCCGCCGGCATGATCCTCATCCGCGAGGCGGGTGGCTCGGTGACCGACCTCGACGGCCACGACAAGAGCCTTGAGAACGGCCACATCATCGCCGGTAATGCGGACATGCGGGAAGATCTCTTCCGCCTGCTCAAGAAGGCCTGA
- a CDS encoding tetratricopeptide repeat protein produces the protein MDRVLRLLRPLLGIAAASALSVALALPAAAQDPKPAQKPAAKPAAKPAAPKAPVSSQPEDAAYGAYQRGLYLAAYKEASARAAAGPDAAAETLLGEIYAQGSGVPRSPAKAVEWYQKAIDHGSEQAAFSLAMMNLMGDGIPRDLKKAAQLLEVAAKKGNASAAYNLGLLYLQGEAMPQDFTLAAKWFRQAADAQVADAQYALSVLLRQGNGVPADKDAALKMLAAAAAQDHVTAQVEYAIAIFNGDGVPKDEAKAAALFKKAALAGNAIAQNRYARVLSAGRGAPQDKVRAAAWHMLSKAQGLGDPYLDDFVAKLTPEEQQKATALAHKWMGESRS, from the coding sequence ATGGATCGCGTGCTTCGTCTCCTGCGCCCGCTGCTTGGCATTGCGGCGGCCTCCGCCCTCAGTGTCGCCCTCGCCTTGCCGGCGGCGGCCCAGGATCCGAAGCCCGCCCAGAAGCCCGCTGCCAAGCCGGCGGCGAAACCCGCGGCCCCCAAGGCTCCGGTGAGCAGCCAGCCGGAAGACGCCGCTTATGGCGCCTACCAGCGCGGCCTCTATCTCGCCGCCTACAAGGAAGCCTCCGCCCGCGCCGCCGCCGGCCCGGATGCCGCCGCCGAGACGCTGCTGGGCGAGATCTATGCGCAGGGCTCCGGCGTGCCGCGCAGCCCGGCCAAGGCGGTGGAATGGTATCAAAAGGCCATCGACCACGGCTCCGAGCAGGCCGCCTTCTCGCTCGCCATGATGAACCTCATGGGCGACGGCATCCCCCGCGACCTCAAGAAGGCCGCGCAGTTGCTGGAAGTTGCCGCGAAGAAGGGCAACGCCTCGGCCGCCTACAATCTCGGCCTGCTCTATCTCCAGGGCGAGGCCATGCCGCAGGACTTCACACTCGCCGCCAAGTGGTTCCGGCAGGCCGCCGACGCGCAGGTGGCGGATGCGCAATACGCGCTCTCGGTGCTGCTGCGCCAGGGTAATGGCGTGCCGGCGGACAAGGATGCCGCCCTGAAGATGCTGGCCGCCGCCGCCGCGCAGGACCATGTGACGGCGCAGGTGGAATATGCCATCGCCATCTTCAACGGCGACGGCGTGCCCAAGGACGAGGCCAAGGCCGCAGCCCTGTTTAAGAAGGCGGCGCTCGCCGGCAATGCAATCGCGCAGAACCGCTATGCGCGTGTCCTCTCCGCCGGTCGCGGCGCGCCGCAGGACAAGGTCCGCGCCGCCGCGTGGCACATGCTTTCCAAGGCGCAAGGCCTTGGAGATCCTTATCTCGACGACTTCGTTGCCAAGCTCACGCCGGAAGAGCAGCAGAAGGCCACGGCGCTGGCCCACAAATGGATGGGCGAATCGCGGTCTTGA
- a CDS encoding thiamine phosphate synthase yields the protein MPTEPEIPRCRLMLVLPPTLSAAEAIACMGAGDVAAVIVTTPAGDETAAKAQLSELCTATQAAGVAFLLADRVELASDIGADGVHLGSYAALKRALPAVKPGGIAGIGLEGRHEAMEAGEAGADYVLFGARDGSGPIEPVVELVSWWAEVFEVPCVGVATTVEDARAIAVAGADFVALAAVPAGPDGPALVADVERAVAAVDRTVADATPKA from the coding sequence ATGCCCACAGAACCGGAAATCCCCCGCTGCCGCCTCATGCTCGTGCTTCCGCCCACCCTGTCGGCGGCGGAAGCCATCGCCTGCATGGGCGCGGGCGATGTCGCAGCGGTGATCGTCACGACCCCCGCCGGGGATGAAACCGCGGCCAAGGCCCAACTCTCGGAGCTCTGCACCGCGACGCAGGCCGCGGGCGTCGCCTTCCTTCTGGCCGACCGGGTGGAGCTGGCCTCCGACATCGGCGCCGACGGCGTTCACCTCGGCAGCTACGCCGCGCTCAAGCGCGCCCTGCCGGCAGTCAAGCCCGGCGGCATCGCCGGCATCGGCCTCGAAGGCCGGCACGAAGCGATGGAAGCGGGCGAAGCGGGCGCGGATTACGTGCTGTTCGGCGCGCGGGACGGCAGCGGCCCCATCGAGCCGGTGGTCGAACTGGTGAGCTGGTGGGCGGAAGTCTTCGAGGTGCCGTGCGTGGGCGTGGCGACCACGGTGGAGGATGCCCGCGCCATTGCGGTGGCGGGCGCCGATTTCGTGGCGCTGGCGGCCGTGCCCGCCGGTCCGGATGGTCCCGCACTCGTTGCGGACGTGGAGCGCGCCGTCGCCGCCGTGGACCGCACCGTGGCCGACGCCACGCCCAAGGCCTGA
- a CDS encoding class I fructose-bisphosphate aldolase yields the protein MNAELETIAQKMVSDGKGILAADESTSTIKKRFDAIGVESTEENRRDYRELLFRSDEAMKEYISGVILFDETLRQKAKDGTPLVSLIQQAGSIPGIKVDAGAKPMALFPGETITEGLDGLAGRLKEYYDLGARFAKWRAVIDIGAGIPTPGAVAANAHALARYAALCQEANIVPIVEPEVLMDGDHGIERCYEVTEYVLRVVFGELYQQRVALEGMVLKPNMVVPGKKARTQASVAQVAEQTVRVLKATVPAAVPGIAFLSGGQSDEDATAHLDAMVKLGNLPWKLTYSYGRALQAAPQKAWSGKAENVAAAQAAFTHRARMNSLAALGRWSAEQEAKKAA from the coding sequence ATGAACGCTGAACTCGAGACGATCGCGCAGAAGATGGTGTCCGACGGCAAGGGCATTCTTGCCGCTGACGAGAGCACCAGCACGATCAAGAAGCGGTTCGACGCCATCGGTGTCGAGTCCACCGAGGAAAACCGTCGCGATTACCGCGAGTTGCTGTTCCGTTCGGACGAGGCGATGAAGGAGTACATCTCCGGCGTCATCCTGTTCGACGAGACCCTGCGCCAGAAGGCCAAGGACGGCACCCCGCTCGTCAGCCTCATCCAGCAGGCCGGCTCCATCCCCGGCATCAAGGTGGACGCCGGTGCCAAGCCCATGGCGCTGTTCCCGGGCGAGACCATCACGGAAGGCCTCGACGGCCTCGCCGGCCGCCTGAAGGAGTATTACGACCTCGGCGCCCGCTTCGCGAAGTGGCGCGCGGTGATCGATATCGGCGCCGGTATCCCCACCCCCGGTGCCGTTGCCGCCAACGCGCACGCCCTGGCCCGCTATGCGGCCCTGTGCCAGGAAGCCAACATCGTCCCGATCGTCGAGCCGGAAGTGCTCATGGACGGCGACCACGGCATCGAGCGCTGCTACGAAGTGACGGAATACGTCCTGCGCGTGGTGTTCGGCGAGCTCTACCAGCAGCGCGTCGCCCTTGAGGGCATGGTGCTGAAGCCGAACATGGTCGTCCCCGGCAAGAAGGCCCGCACCCAGGCCTCCGTCGCCCAGGTGGCCGAGCAGACCGTGCGCGTGCTGAAGGCCACCGTCCCGGCGGCGGTGCCTGGCATCGCCTTCCTCTCCGGCGGCCAGTCGGACGAGGACGCCACCGCCCACCTCGACGCCATGGTGAAGCTCGGCAACCTGCCGTGGAAGCTCACCTATTCCTACGGCCGCGCCCTCCAGGCCGCGCCGCAGAAGGCGTGGTCCGGCAAGGCCGAGAACGTGGCCGCCGCGCAGGCCGCCTTCACGCACCGCGCCCGCATGAACTCGCTGGCGGCGCTGGGCCGCTGGAGCGCCGAGCAGGAAGCCAAGAAGGCCGCCTGA
- a CDS encoding phosphoglycerate kinase, with product MPTFRTLDEADLAGKRVLVRVDLNVPMDEGRVTDDTRIQAILPTIRAITEKGGKAILLSHFGRPKGRDASQSLAPVAAAVGERLGAPVAFAGDCIGSDAEAAVSTLAPGAVLVLENTRFHAGEEKNAADFVQQLAALGDIYVNDAFSAAHRAHASTEGLAHKLPAFAGRSMQKELEALAKALEAPQRPVLAVVGGAKVSSKLELLGNLTAKVDILVIGGGMANTFLAAKGVKVGKSLCEHDLADTARQIIATAASHGCEIVLPVDAVVTKTFAAHADHRVVPVDQVAEDEMILDAGPATVALVREKLKGAKTVVWNGPFGAFELPPFDAATVAVAKAVAEATKAGALLSVAGGGDTVAALNHAGAAGDFSYVSTAGGAFLEWLEGKQLPGVEALRR from the coding sequence ATGCCGACTTTCCGCACCCTCGATGAGGCGGACCTCGCCGGCAAGCGGGTCCTCGTCCGTGTCGACCTCAACGTCCCCATGGACGAAGGCCGCGTCACCGACGACACCCGCATCCAGGCCATCCTGCCCACCATCCGCGCCATCACGGAGAAGGGCGGAAAGGCCATCCTGCTCTCCCACTTCGGACGCCCGAAAGGCCGGGACGCGAGCCAGTCGCTCGCCCCGGTCGCGGCTGCCGTCGGGGAGCGCCTCGGCGCCCCCGTGGCGTTCGCCGGCGACTGCATCGGCTCGGATGCCGAGGCCGCCGTCTCCACCCTCGCCCCCGGCGCCGTCCTGGTTCTGGAGAACACCCGCTTCCACGCGGGCGAGGAGAAGAACGCCGCCGATTTCGTCCAGCAGCTCGCGGCCCTCGGCGATATCTATGTGAACGACGCCTTCTCGGCGGCCCACCGCGCCCATGCCTCCACCGAGGGGCTGGCGCACAAGCTGCCCGCCTTCGCCGGCCGCAGCATGCAGAAGGAGCTGGAGGCGCTCGCCAAGGCCCTCGAGGCTCCGCAGCGGCCGGTTCTGGCCGTGGTCGGCGGCGCCAAGGTGTCGAGCAAGCTCGAACTCCTCGGCAATCTCACCGCCAAGGTGGACATCCTCGTCATCGGCGGCGGCATGGCCAACACCTTCCTCGCCGCCAAGGGCGTGAAGGTGGGCAAGTCGCTGTGCGAGCACGACCTCGCCGACACCGCCCGCCAGATCATCGCCACCGCCGCCAGCCATGGCTGCGAGATCGTGCTGCCGGTGGACGCGGTCGTCACCAAGACCTTCGCCGCCCATGCGGATCACCGCGTGGTGCCGGTGGACCAGGTGGCCGAGGACGAGATGATCCTCGATGCCGGCCCGGCCACCGTGGCGCTGGTGAGGGAGAAGCTGAAGGGCGCGAAGACCGTGGTCTGGAACGGCCCGTTCGGCGCCTTCGAGCTGCCGCCCTTCGACGCCGCGACGGTTGCCGTGGCGAAGGCCGTGGCGGAGGCCACCAAGGCCGGCGCGCTGCTGTCCGTCGCGGGTGGCGGCGACACGGTGGCGGCGCTCAACCATGCCGGCGCGGCCGGGGACTTCTCCTATGTCTCCACCGCCGGCGGTGCCTTCCTGGAATGGCTGGAAGGCAAGCAGTTGCCGGGGGTCGAAGCGCTGCGGCGCTGA
- the gap gene encoding type I glyceraldehyde-3-phosphate dehydrogenase, producing MTVKVAINGFGRIGRNVLRAIIESGRTDIQVVAINDLAPVETNAHLLRYDSVHGRFPAKVVVNGDTIDVGQGPIKVTAIKDPSTLPHKELGVDIAMECTGIFTARDKAAAHLTAGAKRVLVSAPADGADLTVVYGVNHQLLKPEHTVVSNASCTTNCLAPVAKVLNDAVGIVHGFMTTVHSYTNDQPSLDQVHKDLYRARAAALSMIPTSTGAAKAVGLVLPELKGKLDGVSIRVPTPNVSVIDLKFVAKRATTVEEINAAIKAAADGPLKGVLGYTTEPNVSIDFNHDPHSSTFHMDQTKVMDGTLVRVMSWYDNEWGFSNRMSDTAVALAKLG from the coding sequence ATGACGGTGAAGGTGGCCATCAACGGGTTCGGTCGCATCGGGCGCAACGTGCTGCGCGCCATCATCGAATCCGGCCGCACCGACATCCAGGTGGTGGCCATCAACGACCTCGCCCCGGTCGAGACCAATGCCCACCTGCTGCGCTACGACAGCGTGCACGGCCGCTTCCCGGCCAAGGTGGTGGTGAACGGCGACACCATCGACGTCGGCCAGGGCCCCATCAAGGTCACCGCCATCAAGGATCCGTCCACCCTGCCCCACAAGGAGCTGGGCGTGGACATCGCCATGGAGTGCACGGGCATCTTCACCGCCCGTGACAAGGCCGCAGCCCATCTCACCGCCGGCGCCAAGCGCGTGCTGGTATCGGCCCCCGCCGACGGCGCCGACCTCACGGTGGTCTATGGCGTGAACCACCAGCTCCTGAAGCCCGAGCACACGGTGGTCTCCAACGCCTCCTGCACCACCAACTGCCTCGCCCCGGTGGCCAAGGTGCTCAACGACGCCGTTGGCATCGTCCACGGCTTCATGACCACCGTGCACTCCTACACCAACGACCAGCCCTCGCTGGATCAGGTGCACAAGGATCTCTACCGCGCCCGCGCTGCCGCCCTCTCCATGATCCCGACCTCCACCGGCGCGGCCAAGGCCGTCGGCCTCGTGCTGCCCGAGCTGAAGGGCAAGCTGGACGGCGTCTCCATCCGCGTGCCGACCCCGAACGTCTCGGTCATCGACCTCAAGTTCGTCGCCAAGCGCGCCACGACGGTCGAAGAGATCAATGCCGCCATCAAGGCGGCGGCGGACGGCCCGCTGAAGGGCGTGCTCGGCTACACGACGGAGCCGAACGTCTCCATCGACTTCAACCACGACCCGCACTCGTCCACCTTCCACATGGACCAGACCAAGGTCATGGACGGCACGCTGGTGCGCGTCATGTCCTGGTATGACAACGAGTGGGGCTTCTCCAACCGCATGTCCGACACCGCCGTCGCCCTGGCGAAGCTCGGTTGA